A genomic segment from Lutzomyia longipalpis isolate SR_M1_2022 chromosome 3, ASM2433408v1 encodes:
- the LOC129793375 gene encoding probable cytochrome P450 4ac1 codes for MITVLLGLLLLIILIEIYFRTRPVYVDIARKINGPPVLFFLSCVKFLVSLTMESTFWHLRDYAATYKNTYRFYAFGRLSINVIRAREVEIYLSANRHMDKGQFYKFFSAFLGEGLLISKGEKWAQRRKILTPAFHFNILQQFLRIFHEESHKLVKFLDNNIDNEQEGINLPPVTSRFTLNTICETSMGVKLDSMEEPDEYRRNIVLIGKLLIARILKPWIYLELPYKLLGYKKEIDRPLIPIHNFTRKIIHQRREAFYDGKIVNFAPGNRENIYETKKRRYAMLDTLLAAEAEGLLDAEGIREEVDTFMFEGHDTTSSALTFIFLLLANHPDVQERVYEEIRSAVQSNSGESLTMPQLNDLSYTDRVIKESLRLYPPVPLVSRETSEEFLLFGCRIPIKTMTHIHIFDLHRDPDQFPDPERFDPDRFLPEVMEKRHPFAYVPFSAGPRNCIGQKFALLEIKALLQHVLLNFHLRPVTKCEEIVFIADLILRSRDPVLVKFIKRQ; via the exons ATGATTACAGTTCTACTAGGTCTACTTTtgcttataattttaattgaaatttacttTCGCACACGTCCTGTGTATGTTGATATTGCTCGTAAAATCAATGGACCaccagttttattttttctctcatgcGTGAAGTTTTTGGTTTCACTCACAATGGAAAGCACTTTCTGGCATCTTCGTGATTACGCTGCAACTTATAAGAATACTTATAGATTTTACGCCTTTGGACGTTTATCGATTAATGTGATACGCGCTAGAGAAGTCGAG ATATATCTCTCAGCCAATCGACATATGGACAAGGgacaattttacaaattcttttcagCATTCCTTGGTGAAGGACTTCTTATAAGTAAAGGCGAAAAATGGGcacagagaaggaaaattctcacaccCGCCTTCCATTTCAACATTCTTCAGCAATTCCTACGGATCTTTCATGAAGAAAGTCATAAACTCGTAAAGTTTCTAGACAACAATATTGATAATGAACAGGAAGGCATTAATCTTCCTCCAGTAACTTCAAGATTTACTCTGAATACAATTTGTGAAACTTCTATGGGAGTTAAACTAGATTCCATGGAGGAACCCGATGAATACCGAAGGAATATTGTACTGATTGGAAAACTGTTAATTGCAAGAATTCTCAAGCCGTGGATTTATCTCGAATTGCCTTATAAATTGTTAGGctataagaaagaaattgatCGGCCATTGATTCCAATACACAACTTtacgagaaaaattattcatcaacGTAGAGAAGCATTTTATgatggaaaaattgtaaattttgcaCCTGGTAATCGGGAAAATATCTATGAAACTAAGAAAAGAAGATATGCGATGCTAGATACTCTCTTAGCAGCGGAAGCAGAAGGATTACTCGATGCTGAAGGGATCCGAGAAGAAGTGGATACCTTTATGTTCGAAGGACATGATACTACATCTTCAGCACTAACCTTTATCTTTCTTCTCCTAGCTAATCATCCAGATGTACAGGAAAGAGTCTATGAA gaaataagATCTGCTGTTCAATCTAATTCTGGAGAATCTTTAACAATGCCTCAATTAAATGACCTCTCATACACAGATCGCGTTATCAAGGAATCTCTTCGCTTATACCCACCAGTTCCCCTCGTTTCTCGTGAAACGAGTGAAGAATTTCTACTTTTTGGTTGCAGAATCCCCATTAAAACAATGACGCATATACATATCTTTGATCTTCATCGCGATCCTGATCAATTTCCGGATCCAGAGCGATTTGATCCAGACCGTTTCTTGCCTGAAGTAATGGAAAAGCGCCATCCATTCGCATATGTTCCATTCAGCGCTGGACCTAGAAATTGCATTGGGCAAAAATTTGCACTATTGGAAATCAAAGCTCTCTTACAGCACGTCTTGCTTAATTTTCACCTTAGACCAGTTACCAAGTGTGAGGAAATTGTCTTCATAGCTGATCTTATTCTACGTAGCCGAGATCCAGTTCtagtgaaatttattaaaagacagtaa
- the LOC129793372 gene encoding probable cytochrome P450 4ac1 produces MLALIPILQCAAALLVCFYLWRFLRVITKNYYLAKKLNLPGPVPMRPIIGNMGYVRLKDAVEIFNMARELAREYKYRSYKFWGFGQIHMNIINCRDTETIMSSSKHSDKNFLYYFLHPFLGTGLLTANGKKWQQRRRILTPTFHFNILKEFLAVFHEECEKFTELLKTEIVKDDGTNLPPLTSHLTLNTVCETAMGVKLDSYSGSKEYRNSIQLIGELLLHRFLRPWFYNETIYALSGYRKKLLNHLKPVHSFTRKIIKLRREHFLDVLLDNEKLIKLDQNDNIYETKKKRYAMLDTLLAAEADGLIDDEGIREEVDTFTFEGHDTTSAALTFIFLLLAHHIDVQEKVYEEIKIALEGNDNQPLGMNELNDLEYTSRVIKECLRIYPSVPFITRSITEDMMVEGEIIPKGSIAHIHIFDLHRDPEQFPDPERFDPDRFLPENVEKRHPFAYVPFSAGPRNCIGQKFALLEIKTVLQHVLMEFTLSPVTTREEIEFVGDIILRAKTPIKVRFHRRVQS; encoded by the exons atgcTGGCTCTCATTCCAATTCTCCAGTGTGCTGCAGCACTTCTGGTGTGCTTCTATTTATGGAGGTTTCTTCGGGtgattacaaaaaattattatctgGCAAAGAAGCTCAATTTACCTGGACCTGTGCCTATGCGACCTATAATTGGAAATATGGGTTATGTCAGACTAAAAGATGCAG ttGAAATCTTCAATATGGCCAGAGAACTGGCAAGAGAGTATAAATATCGATCGTATAAATTCTGGGGCTTTGGACAGATCCACATGAACATAATAAATTGTCGTGATACTGAAACAATCATGTCATCTTCAAAGCACAGTGACAAAAACTTCTTATATTACTTCTTGCACCCCTTCTTGGGCACAGGGCTCCTAACAGCCAATGGGAAGAAATGGCAACAGCGCCGAAGGATTCTTACGCCtacatttcatttcaatattttaaaggaattcCTAGCAGTGTTCCATGAGGAGTGTGAGAAATTTACAGAGCTTCTGAAGACTGAGATTGTAAAAGACGACGGTACAAATCTTCCACCTCTTACAAGTCATCTTACCCTCAATACAGTCTGCGAAACTGCAATGGGTGTGAAACTAGATTCATATAGTGGTTCCAAAGAATATCGGAATTCTATTCAGTTAATTGGTGAACTTCTTCTGCATCGATTCCTAAGGCCGTGGTTCTACAATGAAACAATTTACGCTCTTAGTGGATATAGAAAGAAGCTGCTTAATCATCTAAAGCCTGTTCATTCATTCacaaggaaaattataaaactaaGACGTGAGCACTTCCTTGACGTACTGTTGGataatgagaaattaataaaacttgaCCAGAACGATAATATCTATgaaacaaagaagaaaagataTGCAATGTTAGATACACTCTTAGCAGCAGAAGCTGATGGGCTGATTGATGATGAAGGAATTCGGGAGGAAGTGGATACTTTCACTTTTGAGGGACACGATACAACATCTGCAGCActgacttttatttttttacttctagCTCATCATATAGATGTTCAGGAAAAAGTTTACGAG gaaataaaaattgctttgGAAGGTAACGACAATCAACCTCTGGGCATGAATGAGTTGAACGATCTTGAGTACACATCCAGAGTGATCAAGGAATGCCTTAGAATTTATCCATCTGTTCCCTTTATTACGCGATCAATCACAGAAGATATGATGGTAGAAGGAGAGATAATTCCAAAAGGATCAATTGCGCATATTCACATTTTTGATCTTCATCGTGATCCTGAACAATTTCCGGATCCAGAGCGTTTTGATCCCGACCGTTTTTTACctgaaaatgtggaaaagcGCCATCCATTCGCATATGTTCCGTTCAGTGCTGGACCTCGAAATTGCATTGGCCAAAAATTTGCACTTTTGGAGATTAAAACTGTTCTTCAGCATGTTCTCATGGAGTTTACATTGTCTCCAGTGACGACGCgggaggaaattgaatttgttggCGATATAATACTGCGTGCCAAAACTCCGATAAAAGTGAGATTTCATCGCAGAGTCCAAAGTTAA
- the LOC129793369 gene encoding uncharacterized aarF domain-containing protein kinase 5, whose product MFTRSFVRMFSSAKSSHVTKSSIKSKIFVGLVGSGLAYDGFVNEFGTTQAVTRFLRSLRIAVSISLDYTFSLWGLEEGTEAYSAKKKEVHLRCANRMLKGCLANGGLYIKVGQGFATVNHILPPEYTETLQKLHNECLTRKKDEVRKVFQEEFGKSPEDLYKDFNYTPIAAASLAQVFKATTCDGKNVAVKVQYIDLQKRFSGDLGTIIFLQDIIEIVHKNYNFGWIIKDIRKNLERELDFENEARNSERCAKDLKKFSYVYIPKVRWDLTSTRVLTTEFIDGIKMNKTDEIKKKGFDLADIDVKIFTTFSEQIFNTGFVHGDPHPGNVLIRHGKCGKAELVLLDHGLYETIPHNVRDSLCHFWEAIVLKDHKTMKKYATKLNVKDHYRFAEILLQRPLETKGKFTTRLTDEEIAYMQKIARQRFDLIMETLKEMPRNLIFIVRNLNIIRAVARDHGDPVNRPKLMARHAVKCIHRDQGILATVLTFVRRVRFEFALLQMSFHYWFITTYLALLTKLGRAPETKSLFQINTKNRA is encoded by the exons atgttt ACACGTTCATTTGTTCGGATGTTCTCTTCCGCGAAGAGCTCACATGTAACGAAATCATCTATTAAGAGCAAGATTTTCGTAGGTCTTGTTGGTTCTGGATTAGCTTATGACGGATTTGTCAATGAATTTGGGACAACTCAGGCTGTAACCAGATTTCTACGTTCACTCCGAATTGCTGTTTCGATCTCATTGGATTATACATTTTCGTTGTGGGGCTTGGAGGAGGGTACAGAGGCTTATAgtgcaaaaaagaaagaagttcACCTGCGATGTGCCAACCGTATGCTGAAAGGCTGTCTGGCAAACGGTGGTTTGTATATAAAAGTTGGTCAGGGCTTTGCGACTGTGAATCATATTCTACCGCCTGAGTACACAGAGACGCTTCAAAAGCTCCATAATGAGTGCTTGACAAGGAAAAAAGATGAGGTCAGGAAGGTATTTCAGGAGGAATTTGGGAAAAGTCCTGAAGATTTATACAAAGATTTTAACTACACGCCCATTGCGGCTGCGAGTCTGGCCCAAGTCTTCAAAGCCACAACGTGTGACGGAAAAAATgttgcagtgaaagtacagtaCATTGATCTTCAGAAAAGATTTTCCGGCGATCTCGGTACCATCATCTTTCTACAAGACATCATTGAGATTGTCCACAAGAATTACAATTTTGGATGGATCATCAAAGACATACGAAAGAATCTCGAAAGGGAATTGGACTTTGAAAATGAGGCTCGAAATTCCGAACGGTGCGCTAAAGatctgaagaaattttcctacGTCTATATCCCAAAAGTTCGATGGGATCTCACAAGTACCAGAGTTCTAACCACGGAGTTCATCGACGGgataaaaatgaacaaaacagacgaaataaagaaaaaaggatTTGACCTAGCAGATATCGACGTAAAAATCTTTACAACATTTTCAGAACAAATTTTCAACACTGGCTTCGTTCATGGAGATCCCCATCCTGGAAACGTTCTTATTCGTCATGGAAAGTGTGGTAAAGCGGAATTAGTGCTTCTGGATCATGGATTGTATGAAACTATTCCGCACAATGTAAGAGATTCCCTATGCCATTTCTGGGAAGCGATCGTGCTTAAGGATCACAAGACTATGAAAAAGTATGCAACGAAGCTTAATGTGAAAG atcACTACCGTTTTGCTGAAATCCTTCTACAACGTCCATTGGAGACAAAAGGTAAATTTACAACTCGCCTTACGGATGAAGAAATTGCATACATGCAAAAGATTGCTCGTCAGCGTTTTGATCTTATAATGGAGACCCTCAAAGAGATGCCTCGCAACTTGATCTTCATCGTGCGAAATCTCAACATCATCCGTGCTGTAGCTCGTGATCATGGTGACCCTGTGAATCGTCCCAAACTGATGGCGCGACATGCTGTAAAGTGCATTCACCGCGATCAGGGAATCCTGGCTACAGTCCTGACCTTTGTACGTCGAGTGCGCTTTGAGTTTGCATTGTTGCAGATGTCATTCCACTATTGGTTTATAACGACGTACTTGGCCCTACTGACTAAGCTGGGTCGAGCGCCAGAGACAAAAAGTCTCTTTCAGATAAACACGAAGAATCGCGCGTAA
- the LOC129793431 gene encoding CCAAT/enhancer-binding protein homolog 2 translates to MPSKKKNTKTAVNEFDEDYRRKRERNNQAVKKSREKTKQNTIETHQRVEKLRVENKVLENEITNLKKKLKLLKELFIAQAKAKNTSAAELKDIIGSDTESEDDKQMEEDDEDDDDD, encoded by the exons ATGCCATCCAAGAAAAAGAATACTAAGACAGCTGTAAATGAATTCGACGAGGACTACCGCAGGAAGCGAGAACGCAATAATCAG GCAGTAAAGAAGAGCAGAGAGAAGACGAAACAGAACACAATTGAGACGCATCAGCGTGTTGAGAAGTTACGTGTGGAAAATAAGGTCCTGGAGAACGAGATTACAAACCTGAAGAAAAAACTGAAGCTGCTGAAGGAACTTTTCATTGCCCAGGCAAAAGCAAAGAATACCAGCGCAGCAGAGCTGAAAGACATTATAGGAAGTGATACAGAGAGTGAAGATGACAAGCAAATGGAGGAAgatgatgaagatgatgaCGATGACTAA